A window of Rhodococcus sp. SGAir0479 contains these coding sequences:
- a CDS encoding YcnI family copper-binding membrane protein produces the protein MKKTITRALVTAGATGGALLLATGVAAAHVSVAAPGAEQGGYTVLTFRVPTESDTAGTTALTVQLPNLKSARTEPLPGWTATVRKDPASATATSVTWTADPGVNVGPGQFQQFVLSAGPLPEQDQVEFPATQTYSDGTVVEWNQQPNSDGSEPDKPAPSLTLAAGSADGDAHGAATASADESTDGTDTTARWLGGVGLVLGALGAALGLGATIRSRRS, from the coding sequence ATGAAGAAGACCATCACGCGCGCCCTCGTCACGGCGGGCGCGACCGGCGGTGCGCTGCTGCTCGCCACCGGCGTGGCCGCCGCGCACGTCTCGGTCGCCGCTCCCGGCGCCGAGCAGGGCGGCTACACCGTCCTCACCTTCCGCGTCCCCACCGAGTCGGACACCGCCGGGACCACGGCGCTGACGGTGCAGCTGCCGAACCTGAAGTCGGCACGCACCGAGCCGCTGCCCGGGTGGACGGCCACGGTCCGGAAGGACCCGGCGTCGGCGACCGCGACGTCGGTGACGTGGACGGCCGATCCCGGTGTGAACGTGGGGCCGGGCCAGTTCCAGCAGTTCGTGCTCTCGGCGGGTCCGCTGCCCGAGCAGGACCAGGTGGAGTTCCCCGCCACCCAGACCTACTCGGACGGCACCGTCGTCGAGTGGAATCAGCAGCCGAACTCGGACGGCAGCGAGCCCGACAAGCCGGCTCCCTCGCTCACCCTGGCCGCGGGCAGCGCGGACGGTGACGCGCACGGCGCCGCCACCGCGTCCGCCGACGAGTCCACCGACGGCACCGACACCACCGCCCGCTGGCTCGGTGGCGTCGGCCTGGTGCTGGGCGCCCTCGGCGCGGCGCTCGGCCTGGGCGCAACGATTCGGAGCCGGCGCTCATGA
- a CDS encoding SDR family NAD(P)-dependent oxidoreductase → MEIQGTAALITGAASGLGAATAKRFADAGATVFGLDLAQSIERAGDNVPAGVTFLPADVTSEADVQGVVDKIGESGVPLRTVVNCAGVGWAGRILSKNGPHDLELFRTVITVNLLGTFNVMRLAANAMQHLPTVDDSGQRGVIINTASVAAFEGQIGQIAYTASKGGVHAMTITAARDLAQVGIRVNTIAPGTIDTPMLAGVTDEYRKNLEAGIPFPSRLGKPDEYAQLAQFLVEHDYLNGETVRMDGALRMAPR, encoded by the coding sequence GTGGAAATCCAGGGAACCGCCGCACTGATCACCGGCGCCGCCTCCGGGCTCGGGGCTGCCACGGCCAAGCGTTTCGCCGATGCGGGCGCCACCGTGTTCGGCCTCGACCTGGCGCAGTCGATCGAGCGGGCTGGGGACAACGTGCCCGCGGGGGTCACGTTCCTTCCCGCCGACGTCACCAGCGAGGCCGACGTCCAGGGCGTCGTCGACAAGATCGGCGAGTCGGGGGTTCCGCTGCGCACCGTCGTCAACTGCGCGGGTGTCGGCTGGGCGGGTCGCATCCTGTCGAAGAACGGTCCGCACGATCTGGAACTGTTCCGCACCGTGATCACCGTCAACCTGCTGGGCACGTTCAACGTGATGCGTCTGGCGGCCAACGCGATGCAGCATCTGCCGACCGTCGACGACTCGGGTCAGCGCGGCGTCATCATCAACACCGCGTCGGTCGCGGCGTTCGAGGGGCAGATCGGGCAGATCGCGTACACCGCGTCGAAGGGCGGCGTGCACGCCATGACGATCACCGCCGCGCGTGATCTGGCGCAGGTCGGCATTCGCGTCAACACCATCGCCCCGGGCACCATCGACACCCCGATGCTCGCGGGCGTCACCGACGAGTACCGGAAGAACCTCGAGGCCGGCATCCCGTTCCCGTCGCGGCTCGGCAAGCCCGACGAGTACGCGCAGCTGGCGCAGTTCCTCGTCGAACACGACTACCTCAACGGCGAGACGGTCCGCATGGACGGCGCGCTGCGCATGGCGCCGCGGTAG
- a CDS encoding TM0106 family RecB-like putative nuclease: MCSPIGPSESAPVLLEPGALTRCRHRIHLDATYPDRLVGVPENTGVKQRQEAAAAQREAVRLRLAEAEPDAWVRIAPDGPAGQRARATLAACRDGAARIWGAVLPSERDTGRRGRVEVLLRDTDRGGYIPVIVVNHKVTDPGSGATTSGLFAWEPKLDETRKVRAQLRDQMRLAHVYRMLERHELASPSLQGGAIGYGADCVLVHDLSAVLDEYDTRFADRIAVARGEVETVPSQIGECRSCPWWPDCRAELEATHDVSLVASGSRADVLRERGVRTIEQLAAWEGDPPEEWPHNSFHDTVVTAKAWLADAPLVRRHETVTVTRADVEVDVDMESYQEHGAYLWGTLLNVAGTSAYRPFVSWDPVPTVDEARSFAEFWTWLMAERAGAAAAGKTFAAYCYSRSAEDKWLLDSARRFAGREGIPTTAEIREFIDSPQWVDIYQAVGENFVCPKGKGLKKIAPVAGFHWRDAEASGEASMSWYREAVGYDGEPDLTQRQRLLEYNEDDVVATKVLREWMSDRAVAEIPHESEL; the protein is encoded by the coding sequence GTGTGTTCCCCGATCGGTCCGTCCGAAAGCGCGCCCGTGCTACTCGAGCCGGGTGCGCTCACGCGATGCCGGCACCGGATCCACCTCGATGCCACCTACCCCGACCGGCTCGTCGGCGTGCCCGAGAACACGGGCGTCAAGCAACGGCAGGAGGCCGCCGCCGCGCAGCGAGAGGCCGTCCGCCTGCGGCTCGCCGAGGCCGAGCCCGACGCGTGGGTGCGCATCGCGCCCGACGGCCCGGCCGGTCAGCGGGCCCGCGCGACGCTCGCGGCGTGCCGCGACGGCGCCGCCCGGATCTGGGGCGCGGTGCTGCCGTCGGAGCGGGACACCGGGCGGCGCGGCCGCGTCGAGGTCCTGCTGCGCGACACCGACCGCGGCGGCTACATCCCCGTCATCGTCGTCAACCACAAGGTGACCGATCCGGGCAGCGGCGCCACCACGTCCGGACTGTTCGCATGGGAGCCGAAGCTCGACGAGACCCGCAAGGTCCGCGCGCAGCTGCGGGACCAGATGCGGCTGGCGCACGTGTACCGGATGCTCGAGCGGCACGAGCTCGCGAGCCCGTCGCTGCAGGGCGGCGCGATCGGATACGGCGCCGACTGCGTGCTGGTGCACGACCTGTCCGCCGTCCTCGACGAGTACGACACCCGTTTCGCCGACCGCATCGCCGTCGCCCGCGGCGAGGTCGAGACGGTGCCGTCGCAGATCGGTGAGTGCCGCTCGTGCCCGTGGTGGCCGGACTGCCGGGCCGAGCTCGAGGCGACCCACGACGTGTCGCTGGTGGCGTCCGGGTCGCGCGCCGACGTGCTCCGCGAGCGCGGCGTCCGCACCATCGAGCAGCTCGCGGCGTGGGAGGGTGACCCGCCGGAGGAGTGGCCGCACAACTCGTTCCACGACACCGTCGTCACCGCGAAGGCGTGGCTGGCGGACGCGCCGCTGGTGCGCCGCCACGAGACGGTCACCGTCACCCGCGCCGACGTCGAGGTGGACGTCGACATGGAGAGCTACCAGGAGCACGGCGCCTACCTGTGGGGCACGTTGCTCAACGTCGCGGGCACGTCGGCGTACCGGCCGTTCGTGAGCTGGGATCCGGTGCCGACCGTCGACGAGGCCCGGTCGTTCGCCGAGTTCTGGACGTGGCTCATGGCCGAGCGGGCCGGCGCGGCCGCCGCCGGGAAAACGTTTGCCGCCTATTGCTATTCGCGATCGGCCGAGGACAAGTGGCTGCTCGACTCGGCCCGCCGCTTCGCCGGCCGCGAGGGCATCCCCACCACCGCGGAGATCCGCGAGTTCATCGACAGCCCACAGTGGGTGGACATCTACCAGGCCGTCGGCGAGAACTTCGTCTGCCCGAAGGGCAAGGGCCTCAAGAAGATCGCGCCGGTCGCCGGCTTCCACTGGCGGGACGCCGAGGCCAGCGGCGAGGCGTCGATGAGCTGGTACCGCGAGGCCGTCGGCTACGACGGAGAGCCCGACCTCACCCAGCGGCAGCGGCTGCTCGAGTACAACGAGGACGACGTCGTCGCCACCAAGGTGCTGCGCGAGTGGATGAGCGACCGCGCCGTCGCCGAGATCCCGCACGAGTCGGAGCTGTAG
- a CDS encoding CopD family protein has translation MTRTVGTVGSGRTRLLSTVPAALAGVALAWLLATPDGPSPTSVLRVLAVGLGATAFGTAGWLWVQRGERRPALEPSVLWRTTAAIAGAWTVTEAVLLVLEAAEAAGRSRFAVAPGTVVDFVRVVGAGRLGAVTVVCTALVAATAAVAYRRELPWPAAPVLALSGLALIARPISGHMSQQTLGSLLDAAHVLAAATWFGMLVALALTARSRGAWSTLLPRYSTVAWRSVWILAATGIVNAAIRLGGVAPLVTTGYGRVVLAKVVALTVLLAAGWWLRRTWVAPAAAHRMAAEASLRRAVGETAAMAVAFGLAAALATTA, from the coding sequence ATGACACGGACGGTGGGCACGGTCGGCTCCGGTCGGACCCGATTGTTGTCCACCGTCCCGGCCGCGCTGGCCGGGGTGGCCCTCGCGTGGCTGCTCGCGACGCCGGACGGCCCCTCCCCGACCAGCGTGCTGCGCGTGCTCGCGGTGGGCCTCGGTGCCACCGCCTTCGGGACCGCCGGCTGGCTGTGGGTGCAGCGCGGCGAACGGCGGCCCGCGCTCGAGCCGAGCGTGCTCTGGCGGACCACCGCCGCGATCGCCGGGGCGTGGACGGTGACCGAGGCGGTGCTGCTCGTGCTCGAGGCCGCCGAGGCGGCGGGCCGGTCCCGTTTCGCGGTGGCGCCGGGCACCGTCGTCGACTTCGTCCGCGTCGTCGGCGCCGGCCGGCTCGGCGCGGTCACCGTGGTGTGCACCGCGCTCGTGGCCGCGACCGCCGCCGTCGCGTACCGGCGGGAGCTGCCGTGGCCCGCGGCGCCGGTGCTGGCGCTGTCGGGTCTGGCGCTCATCGCCCGGCCGATCAGCGGTCACATGTCGCAGCAGACGCTCGGGTCGCTGCTCGACGCCGCCCACGTCCTCGCCGCCGCGACGTGGTTCGGGATGCTCGTGGCCCTCGCGCTGACCGCCCGGTCCCGGGGCGCGTGGTCGACGCTGTTGCCGCGCTATTCGACCGTCGCCTGGCGGTCGGTGTGGATACTGGCGGCCACCGGCATCGTGAACGCCGCGATCCGGCTGGGCGGCGTCGCCCCGCTCGTCACCACCGGCTACGGCCGGGTGGTGCTCGCCAAGGTGGTCGCGCTGACGGTGTTGCTCGCGGCGGGCTGGTGGCTGCGGCGCACGTGGGTGGCACCGGCCGCCGCGCACCGGATGGCCGCGGAGGCGTCGCTGCGCCGCGCCGTCGGCGAAACGGCCGCGATGGCCGTCGCCTTCGGCCTCGCGGCCGCGCTCGCCACCACCGCCTGA
- a CDS encoding DHA2 family efflux MFS transporter permease subunit, whose protein sequence is MSVESPGTEPEVGRREWIGLGVLAAGLSLIVVDGTIVNVSLPVIIDELGLDLTDAQWINSIYSVVFAALLLTAGRLGDRLGRRLLFVAGVVVFVGGSLLAAASDSSTALIVARVVQGIGGALVLPCTLSTVNATFRGRDRAVAFGVWGAVISGMAAVGPLLGGWLTTSFTWPWIFLVNVPIGILVIIGAVLFVPETRAQITVPGLDVVGLVLSAVGFGALIFALIEGQTIGWWAPIADLEVFGVTWPATAPVAATPVIAAVGVLALAAFVVWERRRANIRRSAILDLGLFRFRTFSWGNFTAMAVAIGEFGLLLVLPLFLVNAFGLSTLGAGYVLAVMALGAFASGAAARHVTARFGAPRTVMLGLALEVIGVLAFALYLRPTSAGWLLALLLAIYGLGLGLASAQLTGTVLVDIPTAESGQGSATQSTVRQLGAALGTAILGTVLSLGLAHSLTAELEPVALPPQAESALVDSTRDSAGGTIPALRAQGDHGRLGPAGPATADALSDGFADATRWSLLVAAGFLAAGLLSATQLQPRRREEVGATA, encoded by the coding sequence ATGAGTGTGGAATCGCCCGGCACCGAACCCGAGGTGGGTCGGCGGGAGTGGATCGGCCTCGGGGTGCTCGCGGCCGGCTTGTCGCTGATCGTCGTCGACGGGACGATCGTCAACGTCTCGCTCCCGGTCATCATCGACGAACTCGGTCTCGATCTCACCGACGCGCAGTGGATCAACAGCATCTATTCCGTGGTGTTCGCCGCGTTGCTGCTCACCGCCGGCCGCCTCGGTGACCGGCTCGGCCGCCGCCTGCTGTTCGTCGCCGGTGTGGTGGTGTTCGTCGGCGGCAGCCTGCTGGCGGCGGCGTCGGACAGCTCCACCGCGCTGATCGTGGCCCGGGTGGTGCAGGGGATCGGCGGCGCCCTCGTGCTGCCGTGCACCCTCTCGACCGTGAACGCGACCTTCCGGGGCCGCGACCGGGCCGTCGCGTTCGGCGTGTGGGGTGCGGTGATCTCGGGCATGGCGGCGGTGGGACCGCTCCTGGGCGGCTGGCTCACCACGTCCTTCACGTGGCCGTGGATCTTCCTCGTCAACGTGCCCATCGGCATTCTCGTCATCATCGGCGCGGTGCTCTTCGTTCCCGAGACCCGGGCGCAGATCACCGTGCCGGGACTCGACGTCGTGGGCCTGGTCCTGAGCGCGGTCGGCTTCGGAGCGTTGATCTTTGCGCTCATCGAGGGGCAGACCATCGGTTGGTGGGCACCGATCGCCGACCTGGAGGTGTTCGGGGTGACGTGGCCCGCGACCGCCCCGGTCGCGGCGACGCCGGTGATCGCGGCGGTGGGCGTCCTCGCGCTGGCCGCGTTCGTGGTGTGGGAGCGCCGCCGGGCGAACATCCGCCGCTCGGCCATCCTCGACCTGGGGCTGTTCCGCTTCCGGACGTTCAGCTGGGGCAACTTCACCGCGATGGCCGTCGCCATCGGCGAGTTCGGACTGTTGCTCGTGCTGCCGCTGTTCCTGGTCAACGCCTTCGGGCTCAGCACCCTCGGCGCCGGATACGTGCTGGCGGTCATGGCGCTGGGCGCGTTCGCGTCCGGCGCCGCGGCCCGGCACGTCACCGCCCGGTTCGGGGCCCCGCGCACGGTCATGCTCGGTCTGGCGCTCGAAGTGATCGGTGTGCTCGCGTTCGCGCTGTACCTGCGACCGACCTCGGCGGGATGGCTGCTGGCGCTGCTGCTCGCGATCTACGGGCTCGGGCTCGGGCTGGCCTCGGCGCAGCTCACCGGCACCGTGCTGGTCGACATCCCCACCGCCGAGTCCGGGCAGGGATCGGCCACGCAGAGCACGGTCCGGCAGCTCGGGGCCGCCCTCGGTACGGCGATCCTCGGGACGGTGCTCTCACTCGGGCTGGCCCACAGTCTCACCGCCGAGCTCGAGCCGGTCGCGCTACCGCCGCAGGCCGAATCGGCACTCGTCGACAGCACGCGCGACTCCGCCGGGGGCACCATCCCGGCCCTGCGTGCGCAGGGCGACCACGGGCGCCTCGGGCCGGCGGGTCCCGCGACCGCCGATGCACTGTCCGACGGCTTCGCCGACGCCACCCGCTGGTCGCTGCTCGTGGCCGCCGGGTTCCTCGCGGCGGGCCTGCTCAGTGCCACGCAGCTGCAACCGCGTCGGCGCGAGGAGGTGGGGGCGACGGCCTAG
- a CDS encoding copper resistance CopC family protein, translating into MTVRRSTRVRVVVVGFVTMLATMLGVGTASAHSAVIGSTPENGAQIAAAPEQVSLRFNEALQPKFASLTVVGPDGNLWAKGDPTIQGDTISVPLDGLGPVGDYTIAFRVTSADGHPVSGTQTFALTQEGTGTPGPKAGGQSSDSGTSDESSDGNVLIWVIVGVAVLLFVGGLWFALRKPRGQN; encoded by the coding sequence ATGACCGTCCGGAGAAGCACCCGCGTGCGGGTCGTCGTGGTCGGTTTCGTGACGATGCTGGCAACGATGCTCGGTGTGGGCACGGCGTCGGCGCACTCGGCGGTCATCGGCAGCACCCCCGAGAACGGCGCGCAGATCGCGGCCGCGCCCGAGCAGGTCAGCCTGCGGTTCAACGAGGCGCTGCAGCCGAAGTTCGCCTCGCTCACCGTCGTCGGACCCGACGGCAACCTGTGGGCCAAGGGCGACCCGACGATCCAGGGCGACACGATCAGCGTCCCGCTCGACGGGCTCGGCCCGGTCGGTGACTACACGATCGCGTTTCGCGTGACCTCCGCGGACGGGCACCCGGTCAGCGGCACCCAGACGTTCGCGCTCACGCAGGAGGGCACCGGCACGCCGGGTCCCAAGGCGGGCGGACAATCCTCCGACAGCGGCACCTCCGACGAGTCGTCGGACGGCAACGTGCTGATCTGGGTGATCGTCGGCGTCGCGGTCCTGCTGTTCGTGGGCGGACTGTGGTTCGCGCTGCGTAAGCCGCGCGGACAGAACTGA
- a CDS encoding DUF6474 family protein: MGLFKKRKRRATRKAEAKALKHKAKLEAKLGAKNDRRKHRSAAKAQKKVDKAQISALKAQEKAAAKAAEKGLTVAQLRRYMGVARLIAPVVVPIAYRGATALRSQLDAQRAQRMGIAVDQLGEYTGHGAKLSARIAGAEKSVGEILARHPDDAETQQFAAAIRTRLGDLNTAVHAAEQMPPARRKQAHHAVSSELDGVEADILARLGVR, translated from the coding sequence GTGGGGTTGTTCAAGAAACGTAAGCGGCGTGCCACGCGCAAGGCCGAGGCGAAGGCCCTCAAGCACAAGGCCAAGCTCGAGGCCAAGCTGGGCGCGAAGAACGACCGCCGGAAGCACCGGTCGGCCGCGAAGGCGCAGAAGAAGGTCGACAAGGCCCAGATCTCCGCCCTCAAGGCCCAGGAGAAGGCCGCCGCCAAGGCCGCGGAGAAGGGGCTGACGGTCGCGCAGCTGCGCCGCTACATGGGCGTCGCACGCCTGATCGCGCCCGTGGTTGTGCCGATCGCGTACCGCGGGGCGACCGCCCTGCGGAGCCAGCTCGACGCGCAACGCGCGCAGCGCATGGGGATCGCCGTCGACCAGCTGGGCGAGTACACCGGTCACGGCGCCAAGCTCAGCGCCCGCATCGCCGGGGCCGAGAAGTCGGTCGGCGAGATCCTCGCGCGCCATCCCGACGACGCCGAGACCCAGCAGTTCGCGGCCGCGATCCGCACGCGTCTGGGCGACCTGAACACCGCCGTCCACGCCGCCGAGCAGATGCCGCCGGCGCGCCGCAAGCAGGCCCACCACGCCGTGTCGTCGGAGCTCGACGGCGTCGAGGCCGACATCCTGGCGCGCCTCGGCGTGCGCTGA
- a CDS encoding pyridoxamine 5'-phosphate oxidase family protein: MTAQLPAAELDRRYSEENAPPSTWTQVTATLDAAEVFWLSTVRVDGRPHVTPLIAVRVDDRMHFCTGPDEQKARNLAGTDACVLTTGSNVLGSGLDVVIEGRAVRISDPESLTGIADAYRAKYGSDWSFDVTDGQFVNTAGGPATVFRVEPSTVFAFAKGVYAQTRWRF; this comes from the coding sequence ATGACCGCGCAACTGCCTGCCGCCGAACTCGACCGCCGGTACAGCGAGGAGAACGCGCCGCCGTCGACGTGGACGCAGGTGACGGCCACACTCGACGCCGCCGAGGTGTTCTGGCTGTCCACGGTCCGCGTCGACGGTCGACCGCACGTGACGCCGCTGATCGCGGTCCGGGTCGACGACCGCATGCACTTCTGCACCGGGCCCGACGAACAGAAGGCCCGCAACCTCGCCGGGACTGACGCGTGTGTGCTGACCACCGGGTCGAATGTGCTCGGATCCGGATTGGACGTCGTGATCGAGGGGCGGGCGGTACGGATCTCGGATCCGGAGTCGCTGACCGGTATCGCTGACGCATACCGTGCGAAGTACGGGTCGGACTGGAGCTTCGACGTCACGGACGGACAGTTCGTCAACACCGCCGGCGGACCGGCCACGGTGTTCCGCGTCGAGCCGTCCACTGTCTTCGCTTTCGCGAAAGGCGTCTACGCGCAGACGCGTTGGCGGTTCTGA
- a CDS encoding SPW repeat protein, whose product MSTTPSMSMETHPDIAELRARYDEFGEGPVPQLAEGLLVLAGLYAAASPWIIGFSGQTALMMCNVFAGLAVTLLAVGHATTFGRTHGIGFVAPLLGIWLIVSPWLVNGVSTTTGMIWSNVVVGAVVFALGAGILGLAMSRGDTRRRSSATRPMP is encoded by the coding sequence ATGTCGACAACACCGTCCATGTCGATGGAAACCCACCCTGACATCGCCGAACTACGTGCCCGCTACGACGAGTTCGGGGAGGGCCCCGTTCCCCAACTCGCCGAGGGACTGCTGGTTCTCGCGGGTCTCTACGCCGCCGCCTCTCCGTGGATCATCGGATTCAGCGGCCAGACGGCGCTGATGATGTGCAACGTCTTCGCGGGGCTCGCCGTGACACTTCTCGCGGTCGGCCACGCCACGACGTTCGGGCGCACCCACGGAATCGGCTTCGTCGCACCGCTGCTGGGGATCTGGTTGATCGTGTCCCCGTGGCTGGTCAACGGCGTCTCCACCACGACCGGGATGATCTGGTCGAACGTGGTCGTCGGGGCGGTCGTCTTCGCGCTCGGCGCCGGCATCCTCGGCCTGGCGATGAGCCGCGGGGACACCCGCCGTCGGTCCTCCGCGACGCGACCCATGCCTTGA